The proteins below are encoded in one region of Silene latifolia isolate original U9 population chromosome 2, ASM4854445v1, whole genome shotgun sequence:
- the LOC141633673 gene encoding pentatricopeptide repeat-containing protein At4g21300-like has translation MNISAIVSLINAFAATRKYLQCLLLSKKCISSTISLTPDAFSAFPYLLRSCVGISLIDPAKSLHGYLIKCGYLSWVGINTSLIQVYLEFNDIVVARQLFDEMPVRNSQYFDSLISRFGSCGLFKDVLNIFEEMVGFGYTPCYGSVCKAIAACGELRRLEKGRWVNDYVVQCGLNRNTVICNMLISMYIKMGRLDLAHCVFDGMEKKDVVSWNSLITRYAQNGDWVVALNLFHTMKKECNLVHDNVTFLGVVVACTHGGNLDLGQSIHGRCIRAGLFSDFRLGNTILDLYAKCGKIEYAELLFEDEVFEKSLVSWNSLILGYVKSCCYYKAVNCFKRLCTHSIMNPDAVTLANVIPAYSSLRSSDSIRSIHALIKKKGIDMITDVVLGTALIDAYGKCYDIVGAEHLFNDIKLADTPIWNVMLTSYYLNNRADKGMLLFVQMVCSQIPVDSITAIALLQMSGKLGSLKIGKMGHAYCLIKGFYTHLKVENALLDMYMRCKSVENSEKLFQLMNVKNTVTWNIMFTGYVKFDSCSKVLTLFSQMLLDRVHRPDSVTLISLIHASAVVLTPHGADVAYAFVSKLGFDSDTAVMNSLMDAYAKNGFIHKARSLFVQMGETRDQWSWNVMIAGFGINGQEEKACELLTQMSQDGHEPDSITFKSLLFACAHSGMIDKGCYYINLMVNKYKIHPDLEHWTCFINMFGRAGRLDEAYQLIDSILADHLSSVNPSDSHAIWGAFVDACRMYDNIELGEVAGRKLLELSPQNTGYQIMLSNLYASNMRWDDAMKARQVFNDGSLVKEAAHSAVKM, from the coding sequence ATGAATATTTCCGCCATTGTTTCCCTTATCAATGCTTTCGCCGCAACCCGTAAATACCTTCAATGCCTTCTCCTTTCGAAGAAATGTATATCAAGCACCATTTCTTTGACTCCAGACGCCTTTTCCGCGTTCCCTTATCTTCTCCGGTCTTGTGTTGGCATTTCCCTTATCGATCCCGCAAAATCCCTTCATGGGTATTTGATCAAATGCGGATATCTATCATGGGTTGGTATTAACACTAGCTTGATTCAGGTGTATTTAGAATTTAACGACATTGTCGTTGCACGACaactgtttgatgaaatgcctgtGAGAAATAGTCAGTATTTTGATTCTCTCATTTCTCGGTTTGGATCTTGTGGGTTGTTTAAGGATGTTTTGAATATTTTTGAGGAAATGGTGGGGTTTGGGTATACGCCTTGTTATGGATCGGTTTGTAAAGCAATCGCGGCTTGTGGTGAGTTGAGGAGATTGGAGAAGGGGAGGTGGGTGAATGATTATGTTGTTCAATGTGGGTTAAACAGGAATACTGTTATTTGCAATATGTTGATATCGATGTATATTAAGATGGGTAGGCTAGACTTGGCGCATTGTGTTTTTGACGGTATGGAAAAGAAAGACGTGGTTTCGTGGAACTCGTTGATTACAAGGTATGCACAAAATGGGGATTGGGTTGTAGCTTTGAATTTATTCCACACAATGAAGAAAGAATGTAATTTAGTTCATGATAACGTTACTTTTTTAGGTGTAGTAGTTGCGTGTACTCATGGAGGAAATCTTGATTTAGGACAGAGTATTCATGGCCGCTGTATTCGTGCAGGGTTATTTTCTGATTTTCGCTTAGGAAATACCATTCTTGACTTGTATGCAAAGTGTGGGAAGATTGAGTATGCTGAATTGTTATTTGAGGATGAGGTGTTTGAAAAGAGTCTTGTTTCGTGGAATTCGCTAATCTTGGGATACGTAAAAAGCTGTTGCTATTACAAGGCTGTGAATTGCTTTAAAAGGTTATGTACACATTCTATAATGAACCCTGATGCTGTCACTCTTGCAAATGTTATCCCTGCATACTCTAGCCTCAGAAGTTCTGACAGTATAAGATCAATCCATgcattgattaagaagaaagggATCGACATGATAACAGATGTTGTTCTAGGAACTGCTTTGATTGATGCATACGGGAAATGTTACGATATAGTTGGAGCTGAACATTTGTTCAATGATATCAAATTAGCTGATACTCCTATATGGAACGTAATGTTAACATCGTATTATCTGAATAATAGGGCTGATAAAGGGATGCTACTATTTGTGCAAATGGTCTGCAGTCAGATTCCAGTTGATTCAATTACTGCAATCGCGCTTCTGCAAATGTCCGGGAAGTTAGGATCACTGAAGATAGGAAAAATGGGACATGCCTATTGTTTGATTAAAGGTTTTTATACTCATCTTAAAGTGGAAAATGCTCTGCTAGACATGTACATGAGATGCAAGTCTGTTGAAAATTCGGAAAAACTTTTTCAGCTTATGAACGTGAAAAATACGGTCACGTGGAACATTATGTTTACTGGGTATGTCAAGTTTGATTCTTGCTCAAAAGTCCTGACATTATTTTCTCAAATGCTATTGGACAGAGTTCATAGACCTGATTCTGTAACTTTAATCAGTCTAATTCACGCATCTGCTGTCGTGTTAACTCCTCATGGTGCCGATGTAGCTTACGCTTTTGTTTCTAAACTTGGGTTTGATTCTGATACTGCTGTTATGAATTCATTAATGGATGCATATGCTAAAAATGGATTCATACACAAAGCAAGATCTTTATTTGTTCAAATGGGTGAAACCAGAGATCAATGGTCTTGGAATGTGATGATCGCGGGATTTGGTATCAACGGTCAGGAAGAAAAGGCTTGTGAACTACTAACCCAGATGAGTCAAGACGGACATGAACCTGATTCAATTACATTCAAAAGTTTGCTTTTTGCTTGCGCCCATTCCGGCATGATCGACAAAGGTTGCTACTATATTAACCTGATGGTTAACAAGTACAAAATTCACCCAGATTTGGAGCATTGGACTTGTTTTATCAACATGTTCGGCCGCGCAGGGAGATTAGATGAAGCGTATCAACTCATCGACAGTATACTTGCTGATCACCTTTCTTCTGTTAATCCATCAGATTCTCATGCCATATGGGGTGCTTTTGTGGATGCCTGTAGGATGTACGATAATATAGAACTCGGTGAAGTCGCTGGGAGAAAACTTTTGGAGTTGTCACCACAAAATACCGGTTACCAGATAATGCTGTCTAACTTATATGCATCAAACATGAGATGGGATGATGCGATGAAGGCTAGGCAGGTGTTTAACGACGGTAGCTTAGTGAAAGAAGCAGCCCATAGTGCAGTAAAGATGTGA
- the LOC141642246 gene encoding chaperonin CPN60-2, mitochondrial-like: MFRAAATIAARARTATTTRNVAKLNWSRNYAAKEVRFGEHARKSMLRGIEELADAVKVTMGPRGRNVIIEQSYGAPKVTKDGVTVAKSIEFKDRYKNLGASLVKQVANSTNDVAGDGTTCATVLTRAILIEGVRSVGVGMNAMDLRRGMTMAVDAVVNYLKSRARMISTSDEIAQVGTISANGDREIGEMIAKAMEKVGKEGVITIQDGKTLYNELEVVEGMKLDRGYISPYFITNPKTQKCELDDPLILIHEKKITSLNSVVKALELALKRQKPLLIVAEDVDSEALATLILNKIRAGLKICAIKAPGFGENRKANLQDLATLTGGQVITEELGMDLEKLDIDVLGSCKKVTISKDDTVILDGSGDKASIEERCDQIRSGIELSTSDYDKEKLEERLAKLSGGVAVLKIGGASEAEVGEKKDRVTDALNATKAAVAEGIVPGGGVALLYASKELDKLQTANYDQKIGVQIIQAALRTPVYTIASNAGVEGALVVGKLLEQDDHDLGYDAAKGEYVDMVKSGIIDPLKVIRTALSDAASVSALMTTTEAVVVEAPKDEKDASPPMGDMGGMGGMGF, encoded by the exons ATGTTTCGCGCCGCTGCCACCATTGCCGCCCGTGCTCGCACCGCCACCACTACACGCAAC GTTGCGAAATTGAATTGGAGCAGGAATTATGCAGCCAAGGAAGTTAGGTTCGGTGAGCATGCCCGTAAGTCAATGCTGAGGGGTATTGAAGAGCTTGCAGATGCCGTCAAAGTTACAATGGGCCCAAGG GGGCGTAATGTGATAATTGAGCAAAGCTATGGTGCTCCGAAAGTGACAAAGGATGGTGTGACTGTTGCTAAGAGCATTGAGTTCAAAGATAGGTATAAGAACCTGGGCGCCAGCCTTGTTAAACAAGTTGCCAACTCTACCAATGATGTTGCCGGAGATG GTACCACATGTGCGACAGTTCTTACTCGGGCTATTTTGATTGAGGGAGTTAGATCAGTTGGAGTAGGAATGAATGCAATGGACCTCAGACGTGGTATGACAATGGCAGTTGATGCTGTTGTAAACTATTTGAAGAGCAGAGCAAGGATGATCAGCACCTCAGACGAGATTGCTCAG GTTGGTACTATCTCAGCTAATGGCGACAGGGAGATTGGTGAGATGATTGCTAAGGCTATGGAAAAGGTTGGCAAAGAAGGCGTTATCACAATCCAA GATGGCAAAACATTGTACAATGAGCTTGAAGTTGTTGAGGGCATGAAGCTGGACAGGGGTTACATATCTCCCTACTTCATCACCAACCCGAAAACCCAGAAATGT GAATTGGATGACCCACTTATTTTGATACACGAAAAGAAAATTACTAGCTTAAATTCTGTAGTGAAAGCTCTGGAGTTGGCATTGAAG AGGCAAAAGCCATTGCTAATTGTGGCTGAAGATGTCGACAGTGAGGCCTTGGCAACTCTCATTTTGAACAAGATTCGTGCTGGTCTAAAG ATTTGTGCTATTAAAGCTCCTGGATTTGGAGAGAATAGGAAGGCCAATTTGCAGGATCTTGCCACACTTACTGGGGGGCAG GTCATAACTGAAGAACTTGGCATGGACTTGGAAAAGCTTGATATTGATGTGCTTGGTTCATGCAAAAAG GTAACTATCTCAAAGGATGATACGGTCATTCTTGATGGCTCGGGTGACAAAGCGTCCATCGAAGAAAGATGCGACCAG ATTAGATCTGGAATTGAACTAAGTACATCTGATTATGATAAGGAGAAGCTAGAGGAGAGGTTAGCTAAACTTTCTGGCGGGGTTGCTGTCTTGAAG ATTGGAGGAGCTAGTGAAGCTGAAGTCGGTGAAAAGAAGGATAGGGTGACTGATgcactaaatgcaactaaagCCGCAGTTGCTGAAGGTATTGTTCCAGGTGGCGGTGTTGCTCTCCTGTATGCTTCAAAAGAACTCGATAAATTGCAGACGGCCAATTATGACCAGAAGATTGGTGTACAAATCATTCAAGCGGCCCTTAGA ACCCCAGTTTACACGATTGCTTCAAATGCTGGGGTCGAGGGAGCTCTCGTCGTTGGGAAATTGCTGGAGCAGGATGATCATGACCTTGGTTATGATGCTGCCAAAG GTGAATACGTAGACATGGTGAAGTCCGGTATCATAGATCCACTCAAGGTTATTCGGACAGCTTTGTCTGATGCCGCCAG TGTGTCGGCTTTGATGACTACAACTGAAGCTGTAGTGGTCGAGGCacccaaggacgagaaggacgcaTCTCCACCCATGGGCGATATGGGAGGTATGGGTGGCATGGGCTTTTAA
- the LOC141642247 gene encoding chaperonin CPN60-2, mitochondrial-like translates to MFRAVATLASRARSTSTRNVANLKWSRNYAAKEVRFGEDARKSMLKGIEELADAVRVTMGPRGRNVIIEQSYGAPKVTKDGVTVAKSIEFKDRYKNLGASLVKQVANSTNDVAGDGTTCATVLTRAILIEGVRSVGVGMNAMDLRRGMTMAVDAVVNYLKSRARMISTSEEIAQVGTISANGDREIGELIAKAMEKVGKEGVITIQDGKTLYNELEVVEGMKLDRGYISPYFITNQKTQKCELDDPLILIYEKKITSVNAVVKALELALKRQKPLLIVAEDVDSEALATLILNKIRAGLKVCAVKAPGFGENRKANLQDLATLTGGQVITEELGMNMEKVDLDMLGSCKKITISKDDTVILDGSGDKKSIEERCEQIRSGIELSTSDYDKEKLEERLAKLSGGVAVLKIGGASEAEVGEKKDRVTDALNATKAAVAEGIVPGGGVALLYASKELDKVQTANYDQKIGVQIIQAALKTPVYTIASNAGVEGALIVGKLLEQDDHDLGYDAAKGEYVNMVKSGIIDPLKVIRTALADAASVSALMTTTEAVIVEAPKDEKDSSPPMGGGMGGMGGMDF, encoded by the exons ATGTTTCGTGCAGTCGCCACCCTCGCTTCCCGTGCTCGATCAACCAGCACTCGCAAT GTTGCAAATTTGAAGTGGAGCAGGAATTATGCAGCTAAGGAAGTAAGGTTCGGTGAGGACGCCCGTAAGTCAATGTTGAAGGGTATCGAAGAGCTCGCAGATGCGGTTAGAGTTACAATGGGACCAAGG GGGCGTAATGTGATAATTGAACAAAGCTACGGTGCTCCTAAAGTGACAAAAGATGGTGTGACCGTTGCCAAGAGCATTGAATTCAAAGATAGATATAAGAACTTGGGTGCCAGCCTTGTTAAGCAAGTTGCCAACTCTACCAATgacgttgccggggatg GTACTACATGTGCGACAGTTCTTACTCGTGCTATATTGATTGAGGGAGTTAGATCTGTTGGAGTTGGAATGAACGCAATGGACCTTCGACGTGGTATGACAATGGCAGTTGATGCTGTTGTAAACTACTTGAAGAGCAGAGCAAGGATGATTAGTACCTCCGAGGAGATTGCTCAG GTTGGTACTATCTCTGCTAATGGTGACCGGGAGATTGGTGAGTTGATTGCAAAGGCTATGGAAAAGGTTGGCAAGGAAGGTGTCATCACAATCCAA GATGGCAAAACATTGTACAACGAGTTGGAAGTTGTTGAAGGTATGAAGCTGGACAGGGGTTACATATCTCCCTACTTCATCACCAATCAGAAAACTCAGAAATGT GAATTGGATGACCCACTTATTTTGATCTACGAAAAGAAAATTACCAGTGTAAATGCTGTAGTGAAAGCTCTGGAGCTGGCCTTAAAG CGACAAAAGCCTTTATTGATTGTTGCGGAAGATGTTGACAGCGAGGCCTTGGCAACTCTTATTTTGAACAAGATTCGTGCTGGTCTAAAG GTTTGTGCTGTTAAAGCTCCTGGATTTGGTGAGAATAGGAAGGCCAACTTGCAGGATCTTGCAACTCTCACTGGAGGACAA GTGATAACTGAAGAACTTGGCATGAATATGGAGAAAGTTGATCTTGATATGCTTGGTTCATGCAAAAAG ATTACTATCTCGAAGGATGATACCGTCATTCTTGATGGGTCAGGTGACAAAAAGTCCATTGAGGAGAGATGTGAACAG ATAAGATCTGGAATCGAACTAAGTACATCTGATTATGATAAAGAGAAGTTGGAGGAGAGGTTGGCTAAGCTTTCCGGCGGAGTTGCTGTTTTGAAG ATCGGAGGAGCTAGTGAAGCTGAAGTTGGTGAAAAGAAGGATCGAGTGACCGATGCCCTAAACGCCACTAAAGCCGCAGTTGCCGAAGGTATTGTGCCTGGTGGTGGTGTTGCTCTCCTGTACGCCTCAAAAGAACTTGATAAAGTACAAACGGCCAACTATGACCAAAAGATTGGCGTACAGATCATTCAAGCAGCCCTTAAA ACTCCTGTATACACTATTGCATCAAATGCTGGTGTCGAGGGTGCTCTCATTGTTGGCAAATTGCTGGAGCAGGATGACCATGACCTTGGTTATGATGCTGCCAAAG GAGAATACGTAAATATGGTGAAATCAGGGATCATAGATCCCTTGAAGGTTATTAGGACAGCTTTGGCTGATGCCGCCAG TGTGTCGGCCTTGATGACGACGACTGAGGCTGTTATTGTGGAGGCACCTAAAGACGAGAAGGACTCATCTCCACCCATGGGCGGCGGTATGGGTGGTATGGGAGGCATGGACTTTTAG